One Spiribacter halobius DNA segment encodes these proteins:
- a CDS encoding homocysteine S-methyltransferase family protein, producing MTRYRHHLPQLDGSLFLTDAGIETTLIYQDGQALPHFAAFHLLRDDAGTEVLKRYFRRHARIAREAGTGFIFESATWRASLDWGAALGYDRDSLAALNRKAISMLFDLRTELETPRTPCVISGCIGPRGDGYDPGRVMTADQAQDYHAFQARIFAEAGADMITAITTTNVPEAVGITRAAQAEGMPVVISFTVETDGRLPTGDTLADAVAAVDAATGRGPAYYMINCAHPSHFAGVLGDEPWVQRLRGLRCNASRKSHAELDNADELDAGDPEELGADYRELLRRFPQINVLGGCCGTDHRHMERICASCKAAA from the coding sequence ATGACACGCTACCGACACCACCTGCCACAGCTCGATGGCAGCCTGTTTCTCACGGATGCCGGCATCGAGACCACGCTCATCTACCAGGACGGCCAGGCGCTGCCGCATTTCGCGGCCTTCCACCTGCTGCGCGACGATGCGGGCACCGAGGTGCTCAAGCGGTATTTCCGCCGCCACGCGCGCATCGCCCGCGAGGCCGGGACGGGCTTCATCTTCGAGAGCGCGACCTGGCGGGCGAGCCTCGACTGGGGCGCAGCCCTCGGCTACGACCGCGACTCGCTGGCCGCGCTCAACCGCAAGGCGATCAGCATGCTGTTCGACCTGCGAACCGAGCTCGAGACACCCCGCACACCCTGCGTGATTTCGGGCTGCATCGGCCCGCGGGGCGACGGCTACGATCCCGGCCGGGTGATGACCGCGGACCAGGCCCAGGACTACCACGCCTTCCAGGCCCGCATCTTCGCCGAGGCCGGTGCGGACATGATCACCGCGATCACCACCACCAACGTTCCCGAGGCAGTGGGCATTACCCGTGCCGCGCAGGCCGAGGGAATGCCGGTGGTCATCTCCTTCACGGTGGAGACCGACGGCCGCCTGCCCACCGGCGACACGCTCGCCGACGCGGTGGCGGCGGTCGATGCGGCCACGGGGCGGGGCCCGGCCTACTACATGATCAACTGCGCGCATCCCAGCCATTTCGCCGGCGTGCTCGGCGACGAGCCCTGGGTGCAGCGGCTGCGCGGCCTGCGCTGCAACGCCTCGCGGAAGAGCCACGCCGAGCTCGACAACGCCGACGAGCTCGATGCCGGCGACCCGGAGGAGCTCGGCGCCGACTACCGCGAGCTCCTGCGGCGCTTCCCGCAGATCAACGTGCTCGGCGGCTGCTGCGGCACCGATCACCGGCACATGGAGAGAATCTGCGCCAGCTGCAAGGCAGCGGCGTGA
- a CDS encoding universal stress protein codes for MYNTIIVPIELTHSERIQPMLSAARTLASENARIVLVSVVEDMPGYVASQIPSGVLAHQEKEVRDRLETIAGETGFRTDVSVRTGKPAREIIAAAKENDADLIVIASHRPGFGDFLIGSTAADVVRHAPCSVHVVREIG; via the coding sequence ATGTACAACACCATCATTGTTCCCATCGAGCTCACCCACAGTGAGCGAATTCAGCCCATGCTCTCGGCAGCGCGCACGCTCGCCAGCGAGAACGCCCGGATCGTCCTGGTCAGCGTGGTCGAGGACATGCCGGGTTACGTGGCGTCGCAGATCCCTTCCGGGGTCCTCGCGCACCAGGAGAAGGAAGTGCGGGACCGGCTTGAAACCATCGCCGGCGAGACCGGCTTCCGGACCGACGTGAGCGTGCGGACCGGCAAACCGGCCCGCGAGATTATCGCGGCGGCGAAGGAGAACGACGCGGATCTTATCGTGATCGCGTCGCACCGGCCGGGGTTCGGCGACTTCCTGATCGGATCCACCGCCGCCGATGTCGTGCGCCACGCCCCGTGCTCGGTGCACGTCGTGCGTGAAATCGGCTGA
- a CDS encoding NAD(P)-dependent alcohol dehydrogenase, with the protein MGSMKAAVFVEPGHIEIQTRPIPEIGPTDALLRVTTTTICGTDIHILKGEYPVEPGRIVGHEPVGVIEKLGQAVTGYEVGQRVIAGAITPCGQCNACQEGISSQCGGKAMGGWQLGNTIDGCQAEYVRIPHAQANLTPVPDKLHDEQVLMCPDIMSTGFGGAESGHIRIGDTVAVFAQGPIGLCATAGAKLMGATRIIVVDGVPERLETAKKLGADVTINFRERDPVEAIMQLTEQRGVDVAVEALGLQETFEACLRVLKPGGTLSSLGVYSGKLSMPLDAIAAGLGDHTIVTTLCPGGKERMRRLMAVVAAGRVDLTALVTHRFRLDEIAEAYDLFGHQRDGVLKVAITP; encoded by the coding sequence ATGGGCAGCATGAAGGCCGCGGTGTTCGTCGAGCCGGGACACATCGAGATCCAGACGCGCCCGATCCCCGAGATCGGCCCCACCGATGCGCTCCTGCGGGTGACGACCACCACGATCTGCGGGACCGACATCCACATCCTCAAGGGCGAGTACCCGGTGGAGCCAGGCCGGATCGTGGGTCACGAGCCGGTGGGCGTCATCGAGAAGCTGGGTCAGGCGGTGACCGGCTACGAGGTCGGGCAGCGCGTGATCGCCGGGGCCATCACCCCCTGCGGCCAGTGCAATGCCTGCCAGGAGGGCATCTCCAGCCAGTGCGGGGGCAAGGCGATGGGCGGCTGGCAGCTCGGCAACACCATCGACGGCTGCCAGGCCGAGTACGTTCGCATCCCTCACGCCCAGGCCAACCTCACGCCGGTGCCCGACAAGCTGCACGACGAGCAGGTCCTGATGTGCCCGGACATCATGAGTACCGGCTTCGGTGGCGCCGAGAGCGGGCATATCCGCATCGGCGACACCGTCGCCGTGTTCGCCCAGGGGCCGATTGGCCTGTGCGCCACCGCCGGCGCGAAGCTGATGGGGGCGACACGGATCATCGTCGTCGATGGGGTTCCGGAGCGCCTGGAGACGGCGAAGAAGCTCGGCGCGGATGTCACCATCAACTTCCGCGAGCGGGATCCCGTCGAGGCCATCATGCAGCTGACGGAGCAGCGCGGCGTGGATGTCGCCGTCGAGGCGCTCGGGCTGCAGGAGACCTTCGAAGCCTGCCTGCGCGTGCTCAAGCCGGGCGGGACACTGTCCAGCCTGGGCGTTTACTCCGGCAAGCTCTCCATGCCGCTGGATGCCATCGCCGCGGGGCTGGGGGATCACACGATCGTGACGACCCTCTGCCCCGGGGGCAAGGAGCGGATGCGGCGACTGATGGCGGTGGTTGCGGCCGGCCGCGTCGACCTCACCGCGCTTGTCACCCATCGCTTCCGGCTGGACGAGATCGCCGAAGCCTACGATCTCTTCGGCCACCAGCGGGACGGCGTACTCAAGGTGGCAATCACCCCCTGA
- a CDS encoding copper-transporting P-type ATPase, which produces MALEPVTPEAPASTRTEWTCPMHPEIVRDEPGECPICGMALEPRQVTAEEAGNPELEDMTRRFRVGVALTIPVVILAMGGMVPGVSMDALVPHGIRVWLELALATPVVLWSGWPFLVRGWRSVATWNLNMFTLIGLGVGVAYAYSVVATLLPGIFPPSFRHEGGTVAVYFEAAAVIVTLVLLGQVMELRARSSTNAAIRALLGLAPKTARRLNADGSEEDVPLEQVQIGDRLRIRPGEKVPVDGVVVEGNSSVDESMITGEPIPVEKGEGDGVIGATVNGTGSLVIEAQRVGSDTLLSQIVQMVAEASRSRAPIQNLVDVVAAWFVPTVVVVAVITFIAWGIWGPEPAMAYALINAVAVLIIACPCALGLATPMSIMVASGKGASAGVLFRNAEAIQTLRQVNTLIVDKTGTLTEGRPRLQAVAAAEGFGEEQVLRLAATLERGSEHPLAAAIVQGAEERGVRPDRYTDFESVTGKGVQGRVGEHDVALGNQALMEALGVASEALAGQAETMRAEGQTVMFVAVDGRPAGLVAVADPVKETTPEAIEALHNEGIRIVMLTGDSETTARAVARRLGIDEVIAGVLPEQKADKVRALQAEGRFVAMAGDGINDAPALAQAQVGIAMGTGTDVAMESAGVTLVKGDLMGIVRARRLSRATMRNIKQNLFFAFLYNSLGVPVAAGVLYPFFGILLSPMIAAAAMSFSSVSVVGNALRLRSREI; this is translated from the coding sequence ATGGCCCTGGAGCCAGTCACGCCCGAGGCGCCGGCCAGCACCAGGACCGAGTGGACCTGCCCCATGCACCCGGAGATCGTGCGCGATGAGCCGGGCGAGTGCCCCATCTGCGGCATGGCGCTGGAGCCCCGTCAGGTCACCGCGGAAGAGGCGGGGAACCCGGAGCTCGAGGACATGACGCGGCGCTTCCGGGTCGGCGTCGCGCTCACGATCCCCGTGGTCATCCTCGCGATGGGTGGCATGGTTCCCGGCGTATCCATGGATGCGCTGGTACCCCACGGGATCCGGGTGTGGCTCGAGCTGGCGCTGGCGACCCCGGTCGTGCTCTGGAGTGGCTGGCCGTTTCTGGTTCGTGGCTGGCGTTCGGTAGCCACGTGGAATCTCAACATGTTCACCCTGATCGGCCTCGGCGTCGGTGTGGCGTACGCCTACAGCGTGGTCGCGACGCTGCTGCCGGGTATCTTCCCGCCGTCCTTCCGTCACGAGGGTGGCACCGTTGCGGTTTACTTCGAGGCCGCTGCCGTGATCGTGACCCTTGTGCTTCTCGGGCAGGTAATGGAACTGCGGGCGCGCAGCTCCACCAATGCGGCGATCAGGGCGCTGCTCGGGCTCGCGCCGAAGACCGCACGCCGGCTCAACGCCGACGGCAGCGAGGAGGACGTCCCGCTCGAGCAGGTGCAGATCGGGGATCGGCTGCGCATCCGCCCGGGGGAGAAGGTGCCGGTGGACGGCGTCGTCGTCGAGGGCAACTCGTCGGTGGACGAGTCGATGATCACCGGTGAGCCCATCCCCGTGGAGAAGGGCGAAGGCGATGGCGTCATCGGGGCGACGGTCAACGGCACCGGCTCACTGGTGATCGAGGCGCAGCGCGTAGGCAGCGACACGCTGCTCTCGCAGATCGTCCAGATGGTGGCCGAGGCGAGCCGCAGCCGCGCCCCGATCCAGAACCTGGTGGACGTGGTCGCTGCCTGGTTCGTGCCCACGGTGGTGGTGGTCGCCGTGATCACCTTCATCGCTTGGGGCATCTGGGGGCCTGAGCCCGCCATGGCCTATGCCCTGATCAACGCCGTTGCGGTGCTGATCATTGCCTGCCCGTGTGCGCTCGGGCTTGCCACGCCCATGTCGATCATGGTGGCGAGCGGCAAGGGCGCGTCGGCAGGCGTTCTGTTCAGGAATGCCGAGGCCATCCAGACCCTGCGGCAGGTCAACACGCTGATCGTGGACAAGACCGGCACGCTTACCGAGGGCCGGCCCCGCCTGCAGGCCGTGGCGGCAGCGGAGGGCTTCGGCGAGGAACAGGTCCTGCGGCTCGCCGCCACCCTGGAGCGGGGCAGCGAGCACCCGCTGGCGGCAGCCATCGTGCAGGGCGCCGAGGAGCGCGGCGTGCGGCCCGATCGCTATACCGACTTCGAATCCGTCACCGGCAAGGGCGTGCAGGGGCGTGTGGGCGAACACGACGTGGCGCTCGGCAACCAGGCCCTCATGGAGGCCCTGGGGGTGGCATCGGAGGCGCTGGCCGGCCAGGCGGAGACCATGCGCGCGGAAGGCCAGACGGTGATGTTCGTGGCCGTGGACGGCCGCCCGGCCGGTCTGGTGGCGGTGGCTGATCCGGTCAAGGAGACGACGCCGGAGGCGATCGAGGCCCTGCACAACGAGGGTATCCGTATCGTCATGCTCACCGGCGACAGCGAGACCACCGCCCGGGCGGTGGCCAGGCGCCTCGGCATCGACGAGGTGATTGCCGGCGTGTTGCCGGAGCAGAAGGCGGACAAGGTCAGGGCGCTGCAGGCCGAGGGCCGCTTCGTCGCCATGGCGGGGGATGGCATCAACGACGCCCCGGCGCTGGCGCAGGCCCAGGTGGGCATCGCCATGGGCACCGGCACGGACGTGGCCATGGAGAGCGCCGGAGTGACCCTGGTCAAGGGCGATCTGATGGGCATTGTGCGGGCCCGCAGGCTCAGCCGCGCCACCATGCGCAACATCAAGCAGAACCTGTTCTTCGCATTCCTCTACAACAGCCTCGGCGTACCCGTGGCCGCCGGCGTGCTGTATCCGTTCTTCGGCATCCTGCTTTCGCCGATGATCGCGGCGGCGGCGATGTCGTTCAGCTCCGTCTCCGTCGTGGGCAACGCGCTGCGGCTCCGCAGTCGGGAGATCTGA